A segment of the Halovivax limisalsi genome:
GCTCCCCTGGACGGTCGAGCCCTGATAGCCGTCCTCGAAGACGAACCCGTGATCGTCGAGCGAGAGCGTCTCGAGCGGGGAGACGCCCTGAACGGTACTCGTCGTGGCGCTCGCTACGGCGGCGATCTGCTCCCGCGTCGACCGGTTACTCCCGTTGACGTCCGGGACCGGGCCCGATTCGTACCCGACCCGCCCGCTATCGAGACAGCCGGTCAGGGTGAACCCGGCGAGGCCCGTTCCCAGGCCGTACAACAGGCGTCGTCTCCCGCGGCGAGAATCGGCCCCGTTCCGCATGTGACCGTCGACAACGCGGAAACATTTCAGTGTGGACCCTGCTGGGGCTGGATCCTCGAACGCGCTCGTCGTGACGGTCGCTCGCGGATCGTCCGCGACCGGCGCGTCGGATCGCCCGAAGCCGGGATCCGGATCGCTCGTGGCCGGATCACCCGATCGCCGTCCACTCGTTGCAACGCCGACGCTTTTCTGCCCGTCCGTCGAAGCCACGCCCGATGGGAGCGGACGCCGACAGCGGCGATTCTCGCGACC
Coding sequences within it:
- a CDS encoding FxLYD domain-containing protein — protein: MRNGADSRRGRRRLLYGLGTGLAGFTLTGCLDSGRVGYESGPVPDVNGSNRSTREQIAAVASATTSTVQGVSPLETLSLDDHGFVFEDGYQGSTVQGSVLNRADERVELAEVRVRVYDESGAQLGRYFARTGDLDGGSTWSFTVIVLQPPARLDRYEIAVLGTPG